The sequence GGTTGATATGTACATTATGGATATGCCAAACAAAAAAAGCGATGCTGGGTTAAAGCTTTGGCAAGAGGAAGTATGGAATTTATGCAGTTTTCTTGAAAAAAAATTTAGCAAATCTATTAATTTTGATTCCCTTCTAAACGGTATCCAAAAGGTAAACGCAAAAAGAAACGCACTGAAAAGGCTCTATAACACAAGGAAGCTCTCCCCTTCTCCAATATCAGGAATAGACGCCCTATTGGTTACTCAAATAGGCTTTTATGATGATATAGAAAGATACACAAAGATGGTAGAAGCATTAGCCCAAGAATGCGAAGAGAAGGCATCATCAAATTCGCAAAACAAGAACAAAAAAAGAATATTGGTTACCGGTTCGCCAATGGTAGTGCCCAACTGGAAGATTCATCACGTAATAGAAACAAGCGGCGCTGATGTGGTAGTTGAGGAAAATTGCACTGGCACAAGATATTTCAAGGACAACGTTTCGATAGAAAATGCATCAAGCAAGGGAGATTTGCTCAAGAACATATCAGATAGGTACATAAATAACATAAATTGTGCGTGTTTCTCACCAAATAAAGGCAGAGAGGAAGACATATTAAGCCTTTGCAAGGATTATAGAGTTGACGGTATTGTGTATGCCTCCCTTAGCTTCTGTACTACATATATGATTGAGGCAGAAAAAATAAGAAAGACAGCAAAAGAAAATAATATACCTATGATTACAGTAGAGTCAGATTATTCGTTTGGAGACCTTGGGCAACTTAGAACAAGAATAGAGGCTTTTGTAGAAAACCTATGAGTATACTCGGTTTGGATATAGGCTCAAGAAGTATAAAATGGGTTCTTTATGACAAAGGTTCAAATTCTATCTTAGAAAAGGGGATATTAGATAGCACCCCTGCCAATCTTGAAAGGATAGAGGGTATCATCCCCCCTTTCGATCAAATTGGTCTTACCGGTTATGGCAGGCATAATTTAAATAACGTCCTAAAAGTAAAATCCCCAA is a genomic window of Thermodesulfobium sp. 4217-1 containing:
- a CDS encoding double-cubane-cluster-containing anaerobic reductase codes for the protein MDNTEMYQSLDIDLKAHDTLMGALPVLFQECFLNKEQDLKGLSYFYSVVADIHGARVKELIEHKNKGPVIGSFCIYVPEEIVLAACGQLVGLCAGADFWVPYGEQIVPKNLCPLIKAGIGAKYSRTCPYFQVVDLLIGENTCDGKKKAWEIFSDMVDMYIMDMPNKKSDAGLKLWQEEVWNLCSFLEKKFSKSINFDSLLNGIQKVNAKRNALKRLYNTRKLSPSPISGIDALLVTQIGFYDDIERYTKMVEALAQECEEKASSNSQNKNKKRILVTGSPMVVPNWKIHHVIETSGADVVVEENCTGTRYFKDNVSIENASSKGDLLKNISDRYINNINCACFSPNKGREEDILSLCKDYRVDGIVYASLSFCTTYMIEAEKIRKTAKENNIPMITVESDYSFGDLGQLRTRIEAFVENL